A single region of the Pueribacillus theae genome encodes:
- a CDS encoding YicC/YloC family endoribonuclease, whose protein sequence is MIKSMTGYGKASFRNDELYLSIEMKSVNHRFLDVSIRLPNQFLQYEDSLRRTVKNRLKRGKVDLYVTIEGEKLFQKDIHVNWALLSNYIEILNQIKRMHHLSSEISIDHLLQLTELFTVVDKEEAYSDLYVIFEKTCEQAVDDLIAMREKEGEVLSRNILEHLANIDAIIENIRLRIPESRMLYESRLYDKIKELLNDKIEIDESRILTEVAIFSEKANIQEEITRLESHSSQFRTVLQEGGLVGRKLDFLIQEMNREINTIGSKGNDFVINNEVIELKSELEMIKEQIQNIE, encoded by the coding sequence ATGATAAAAAGCATGACCGGTTATGGAAAAGCAAGCTTTAGAAATGACGAACTATATCTCTCAATCGAAATGAAATCGGTGAATCACCGTTTTCTTGATGTGTCTATTCGTCTGCCAAACCAGTTCCTCCAATATGAGGATAGCTTAAGGCGAACGGTAAAAAATCGTCTAAAGAGAGGCAAAGTTGACCTTTATGTAACGATTGAAGGCGAGAAGCTTTTTCAAAAAGACATTCACGTAAACTGGGCACTGTTAAGCAACTATATCGAGATCCTCAATCAAATTAAAAGAATGCATCATCTTTCATCAGAAATTTCCATTGATCACCTGCTTCAGTTGACGGAACTTTTTACAGTTGTGGATAAGGAAGAGGCTTACTCGGATCTGTACGTGATTTTTGAAAAAACTTGTGAACAAGCAGTTGATGATCTGATTGCAATGCGCGAAAAAGAAGGAGAAGTGCTTTCCCGCAATATACTTGAACACTTAGCGAATATTGATGCAATCATTGAAAACATAAGATTGCGTATACCTGAGTCAAGAATGCTTTATGAAAGTCGATTATATGATAAAATAAAGGAACTTCTAAATGATAAAATAGAGATTGACGAATCAAGAATATTGACAGAAGTCGCTATTTTCTCTGAAAAGGCGAATATTCAAGAGGAGATTACCCGTTTAGAGAGCCATTCTTCCCAGTTTCGCACCGTATTGCAAGAAGGGGGATTAGTTGGCCGAAAGCTTGATTTTTTAATTCAAGAAATGAACCGCGAAATCAATACGATAGGATCAAAGGGGAATGATTTCGTCATTAATAATGAAGTGATTGAACTGAAAAGCGAGCTGGAAATGATTAAAGAGCAGATTCAAAACATTGAATGA
- the rsmB gene encoding 16S rRNA (cytosine(967)-C(5))-methyltransferase RsmB — MSKKNVREAALDALLKIEKNQAYSNLLVNDAIKKNELNGKDVALFTEIVYGTVQRKKTLDYFLSPFLPKKIKKKDEWIIPLLRMSIYQMVYLDRVPDRAIIFEAVQLAKKRGHRGLANMANGILRNIQRSGLPDFEKIDNDIERLAVKYSHPIWLVEEWVNQYGLETTKSICEANLKTPPMTARVNGSKSTVQEVIDMLEKEGVIAKPGKLSSDAIEIEKGNFIKTKVFEEGYATIQDESSMLVARALAPQENDRVLDCCAAPGGKTTHISELLNGTGEVIAFDLHRHKVKLIQEQAERLKLKNIHAQALDAREAEEHFPKESFDRILVDAPCSGFGVIRRKPDIKWSKSEKDVQEITKIQLDILDSIAPLLKKGGTLIYSTCTIEKRENEQVIRAFLNKHHDFEANETLKNNLPNKIRSYLKEGQASIQIFPHYYESDGFFIASLRKKPS, encoded by the coding sequence ATGAGTAAAAAAAATGTTAGAGAAGCGGCGCTTGACGCTTTATTAAAAATTGAAAAGAACCAGGCATACAGCAATCTATTGGTAAATGACGCAATAAAAAAAAATGAACTAAATGGCAAAGACGTCGCGTTATTTACTGAGATTGTATACGGGACAGTGCAACGGAAGAAAACGTTGGATTATTTTTTGAGCCCTTTTTTGCCTAAAAAAATTAAAAAGAAAGATGAATGGATTATCCCGTTGCTCCGGATGTCAATTTACCAAATGGTTTATCTTGATCGTGTGCCTGATCGTGCGATTATTTTTGAAGCAGTTCAGTTGGCGAAGAAAAGGGGCCACCGCGGGCTGGCTAACATGGCAAATGGCATTTTGAGAAACATTCAGAGAAGTGGGTTGCCCGATTTTGAAAAAATCGACAATGACATCGAACGGCTTGCAGTGAAATATAGCCATCCTATATGGCTAGTAGAGGAATGGGTAAACCAGTACGGCCTTGAGACAACAAAAAGTATTTGTGAAGCCAATTTAAAAACACCTCCAATGACAGCCCGTGTAAATGGTTCAAAATCAACGGTCCAAGAAGTGATTGACATGCTTGAAAAGGAAGGGGTTATTGCGAAACCCGGGAAACTTTCGAGTGATGCTATTGAAATAGAGAAAGGAAACTTTATTAAAACGAAAGTATTTGAGGAAGGGTATGCTACGATTCAAGATGAAAGTTCGATGCTTGTAGCCAGAGCCCTCGCTCCACAGGAGAACGATCGCGTATTGGATTGCTGTGCGGCGCCCGGAGGGAAAACAACACATATATCAGAATTGCTTAACGGGACTGGAGAAGTAATTGCATTCGATCTTCATCGCCATAAAGTAAAGCTGATTCAAGAACAAGCCGAGCGGTTGAAACTAAAGAACATTCATGCCCAAGCACTGGATGCGAGGGAAGCAGAAGAACATTTTCCGAAAGAATCTTTTGATCGAATTCTTGTAGATGCTCCTTGCAGCGGCTTTGGTGTCATTCGCCGCAAACCTGATATTAAATGGTCAAAAAGTGAAAAGGATGTTCAAGAGATCACAAAAATTCAGCTGGACATCCTCGATTCAATCGCGCCACTTTTAAAAAAAGGCGGCACACTTATTTACAGTACTTGTACGATTGAAAAAAGAGAGAACGAGCAAGTGATAAGGGCTTTTTTGAATAAGCATCATGATTTTGAAGCGAATGAGACACTAAAAAACAATCTTCCTAATAAAATTCGTTCCTACTTAAAAGAGGGACAAGCATCTATTCAAATTTTTCCTCATTATTATGAAAGCGATGGGTTTTTTATTGCTTCATTACGAAAAAAACCTAGTTAA
- the coaBC gene encoding bifunctional phosphopantothenoylcysteine decarboxylase/phosphopantothenate--cysteine ligase CoaBC, which produces MQLGGKKILLCVTGGIAVFKAAALTSQLFKQGADVKVIMTSAAREFVTPLTFQTMSRNEVYFDTFDEKDPKKIAHIELADWADMVVIAPATANMIGKIANGIADDMISTTITATTAPVLIAPAMNSHMYVHPAVRKNMETLASFGYQFIEPGEGLLACGYVGKGRLAEPEEIVKAIHQFFSKENNSQPLAGKKVLVTAGPTIEVIDPVRYLTNRSTGKMGFAIAEVAEQLGAEVTLVTGPVSLNTPNNVRRIDVTSAEEMYNAVINEYEDTDIVIKSAAVADYRPKYVYDQKVKKKSGDLELVLERTTDILAELGKRKEHQFLVGFAAESTSVEDFALKKIEKKNLDMIVANDITQEGAGFAGDTNVVTIYRRSGAKTTLPMLNKHEVARRLFEEVLSELKEERKYDR; this is translated from the coding sequence ATGCAACTTGGTGGAAAAAAAATTTTGCTATGTGTAACCGGCGGGATTGCTGTATTTAAAGCGGCTGCTTTGACGAGCCAGCTTTTTAAACAAGGTGCCGATGTGAAGGTAATCATGACTTCTGCTGCAAGGGAATTCGTCACCCCGCTTACCTTTCAAACGATGTCAAGAAACGAAGTTTATTTTGATACGTTTGATGAAAAAGATCCAAAAAAAATTGCCCATATTGAACTAGCTGATTGGGCGGATATGGTCGTGATTGCTCCAGCAACAGCAAATATGATCGGAAAAATAGCAAATGGAATCGCAGATGATATGATTTCAACAACGATTACAGCGACAACAGCCCCGGTGTTAATCGCTCCTGCAATGAATTCGCATATGTACGTCCATCCAGCTGTAAGAAAAAATATGGAAACATTGGCTTCATTTGGGTATCAATTTATTGAGCCAGGGGAAGGACTGCTTGCATGTGGGTATGTTGGAAAAGGGCGGCTTGCAGAACCTGAAGAAATTGTCAAAGCAATTCATCAATTTTTTAGCAAAGAAAACAACAGTCAGCCTCTTGCAGGCAAAAAAGTTCTTGTTACCGCCGGGCCAACGATTGAAGTTATCGATCCTGTCCGCTATTTAACAAACCGTTCGACAGGTAAAATGGGATTTGCCATTGCAGAAGTTGCGGAACAGCTTGGTGCTGAAGTAACGTTGGTGACAGGGCCCGTTTCATTGAATACGCCAAACAATGTACGGCGCATTGACGTTACTTCTGCAGAAGAAATGTATAACGCTGTAATAAACGAATATGAAGATACGGATATTGTCATTAAATCGGCGGCTGTTGCTGATTACCGGCCAAAATATGTATATGATCAAAAAGTAAAGAAAAAATCTGGCGATCTTGAACTGGTACTTGAAAGGACAACAGACATTTTAGCTGAACTCGGCAAAAGAAAGGAACACCAATTCTTGGTCGGGTTTGCAGCGGAATCAACGAGCGTGGAAGATTTCGCATTGAAAAAAATTGAAAAGAAAAATTTAGATATGATCGTGGCAAATGACATTACTCAAGAAGGTGCTGGATTTGCCGGCGATACAAATGTTGTCACAATCTATCGCCGAAGCGGTGCGAAAACGACATTGCCCATGTTAAATAAACATGAAGTCGCAAGAAGATTGTTTGAAGAAGTGCTCTCAGAATTAAAGGAAGAACGAAAGTATGATCGCTAA
- the priA gene encoding primosomal protein N', whose protein sequence is MIAKVIVDVANSKTDRSYDYLIPDEWTSFIEKGMRVIVPFNNRNVQGFVVDLEEHSTVPNLKKIKKFVDMSPVLTGELLDLGFWLSEAALCFKITALQAMLPVALKARYKKQLERVQADMLPKEVNDLFQKNDLIDWDEVIKLPAGLLKQIQKLIKAGAMKMVTEIKDRTTSKTIKVVKPAMGKNDLLKEIETLTPRAKKQKEILEWFLVHFAEIPSNELLMKLHATRSTLKALINKQILVENDRKIYRDPYEAASFKQTEPLALTDIQQKAIQPILSSVENSEQEIFLLHGVTGSGKTEIYLQSIQSVLEKGKEAIMLVPEISLTPQIVQRFKERFGSDVAVLHSGLSAGEKYDEWLKIHRKEVKVVVGARSAIFAPFENIGMIIIDEEHESSYKQEENPRYHARDVAEWRSKYHQCPLILGSATPSLESYARSQKNVYHLSELTERIHSQSMPEVMIVDMREELREGNRSIFSRILIEKIKEKLDRKEQCVLFLNRRGYSTFIMCRDCGYVAECPHCDISLTYHKNKNTLKCHYCGFEEMAPNRCPDCGSQHIRFFGTGTQKVEEELTKLMPEARIIRMDVDTTSRKGAHEKLLSAFANKQGDILLGTQMIAKGLDFPDVTLVGVIAADTMLNLPDFRAAERTFQLLTQVSGRAGRHKLQGEVIVQSYNPEHYSIQLASGHNYTSFYLTEMKARKAHAYPPYYYLTLITVSHPELMKVIAVAEKITSRLKKELSNKAIVLGPAASVIPRIKDRYRYQCMIKYKNEPNLFHALKSILNQYENELGNSGLQIVIDSNPYMLM, encoded by the coding sequence ATGATCGCTAAAGTCATTGTTGATGTTGCCAACAGCAAGACGGATCGCTCTTACGATTACTTGATTCCTGATGAATGGACGAGCTTTATTGAAAAAGGGATGCGTGTTATCGTACCGTTTAACAACCGGAATGTCCAAGGTTTTGTCGTCGATTTAGAGGAGCATTCCACTGTACCCAACTTGAAGAAAATAAAAAAATTCGTTGACATGTCTCCTGTTCTGACTGGTGAGCTTCTCGATCTTGGATTTTGGCTTAGCGAGGCGGCGTTATGTTTTAAAATCACAGCGTTACAGGCCATGCTGCCTGTTGCCCTTAAAGCCCGATACAAAAAGCAGCTTGAACGCGTACAGGCCGACATGCTGCCAAAAGAAGTGAACGATTTGTTTCAAAAAAACGATCTTATCGATTGGGATGAAGTCATCAAGCTCCCAGCCGGATTATTGAAACAAATCCAGAAGCTTATCAAAGCCGGGGCCATGAAAATGGTGACAGAAATTAAGGACAGGACAACAAGCAAAACGATAAAAGTTGTAAAGCCGGCAATGGGCAAAAATGACTTATTGAAAGAAATCGAAACTCTGACGCCAAGGGCAAAAAAACAGAAAGAAATTTTGGAATGGTTTCTCGTCCATTTTGCCGAAATACCTTCCAATGAGCTATTAATGAAATTACATGCAACAAGATCAACATTAAAAGCGCTTATTAACAAACAAATTTTAGTCGAAAATGATAGGAAGATATACCGGGATCCTTACGAAGCGGCATCATTTAAACAAACGGAGCCGTTGGCACTGACAGATATTCAGCAAAAAGCGATTCAACCGATCTTGTCTTCAGTAGAAAATAGTGAACAAGAAATATTTTTGTTGCACGGGGTGACAGGCAGCGGAAAAACGGAGATTTATTTACAATCGATTCAGTCAGTCCTTGAAAAAGGAAAAGAAGCGATTATGCTTGTCCCTGAAATCTCGCTAACACCGCAAATCGTACAGCGATTTAAAGAACGGTTCGGTTCCGACGTAGCCGTTCTTCACAGTGGCTTATCAGCGGGTGAAAAATATGATGAGTGGCTAAAAATCCACCGGAAAGAAGTAAAGGTTGTTGTAGGGGCGCGTTCGGCGATTTTTGCACCTTTTGAAAATATAGGCATGATTATTATTGATGAAGAGCATGAAAGCAGTTATAAGCAAGAAGAGAATCCCCGCTACCATGCACGGGATGTAGCGGAGTGGCGCAGCAAATATCACCAATGCCCGCTTATCCTTGGAAGCGCGACGCCATCGCTTGAATCGTATGCAAGAAGCCAAAAAAATGTCTACCATTTAAGTGAGCTGACAGAACGGATTCACTCACAAAGCATGCCTGAAGTGATGATCGTAGACATGCGGGAAGAATTAAGAGAAGGGAACCGCTCCATTTTTTCCCGGATTTTAATCGAGAAAATCAAAGAGAAATTAGACAGAAAAGAGCAATGCGTCCTTTTTCTAAATCGAAGAGGCTACTCAACGTTTATCATGTGCCGCGATTGTGGATATGTTGCAGAATGCCCCCATTGTGATATATCGTTAACGTACCATAAAAACAAAAACACATTAAAATGCCATTACTGCGGATTTGAAGAAATGGCACCGAACCGTTGTCCTGATTGCGGAAGCCAGCATATTCGCTTTTTCGGGACCGGGACGCAAAAGGTAGAAGAAGAATTAACAAAACTGATGCCCGAAGCACGAATCATAAGAATGGACGTTGATACCACTTCAAGAAAAGGCGCGCATGAAAAACTGCTGTCAGCCTTCGCAAATAAACAGGGCGATATTTTGCTCGGTACACAAATGATCGCAAAAGGGCTCGATTTTCCTGATGTAACATTGGTCGGTGTAATCGCGGCGGATACGATGTTAAACTTACCGGATTTTCGGGCGGCTGAAAGAACGTTTCAGTTATTAACACAAGTGAGCGGGCGCGCCGGAAGGCATAAGCTTCAAGGCGAAGTTATCGTTCAATCGTACAACCCCGAGCATTACAGCATTCAACTGGCAAGCGGACATAACTATACATCCTTTTACTTAACGGAAATGAAGGCAAGAAAAGCCCATGCTTATCCACCATACTATTATTTAACACTAATTACTGTATCGCACCCTGAACTTATGAAAGTTATAGCCGTTGCCGAGAAAATAACAAGCCGTTTGAAAAAGGAACTGTCCAATAAAGCGATTGTTCTCGGGCCGGCTGCATCAGTCATCCCGCGCATTAAAGATAGATATCGCTATCAATGCATGATAAAATACAAAAATGAACCAAATTTATTTCATGCATTGAAAAGCATTTTAAATCAATATGAAAATGAACTGGGCAATAGCGGGCTGCAAATCGTTATTGATTCGAATCCATACATGTTAATGTAA
- a CDS encoding Stp1/IreP family PP2C-type Ser/Thr phosphatase, with product MESIFRTDTGKIRTLNEDSGGLFYNNDNLLAIVADGMGGHQAGEIASSMAVSYLKEQWQKAEIELNPAKTEEWLVENVQNTNKKLLEFAKTNPDCRGMGTTVVSVICTPNYVTLAHIGDSRVYLLNENGFSLLTEDHSLVNELVKNGQISKEEAEHHPRKHVLLRALGTEEQVEIDIRSISWEPNDVILLCSDGLTNKVDEKEIQKIISSDSSIPSKAEELISLANQAGGDDNITLILIKHGFSNKKKVNEYD from the coding sequence ATGGAATCGATCTTTCGTACAGATACGGGTAAAATACGAACACTTAATGAAGACAGTGGGGGTCTGTTCTATAATAACGACAATTTGCTTGCAATTGTGGCAGATGGCATGGGTGGACACCAGGCCGGTGAAATCGCCAGCTCAATGGCTGTTTCATATTTGAAAGAACAATGGCAAAAGGCAGAGATAGAACTAAATCCCGCAAAAACGGAAGAATGGCTCGTAGAGAATGTCCAAAATACAAATAAGAAATTACTTGAATTTGCAAAAACTAACCCTGATTGTCGGGGAATGGGTACAACGGTAGTTTCTGTTATTTGCACGCCGAACTATGTCACGCTTGCACATATAGGCGACAGCCGCGTTTATCTTTTAAATGAAAATGGGTTTTCCTTGCTGACGGAAGATCATTCTCTTGTCAATGAGCTTGTTAAGAATGGCCAAATCTCAAAAGAAGAAGCGGAGCACCACCCCCGTAAACATGTTCTGCTTCGTGCTTTAGGAACTGAAGAACAAGTGGAAATCGATATTCGTTCAATCAGTTGGGAACCGAATGATGTTATTTTACTCTGTTCAGATGGTTTAACAAATAAAGTAGACGAAAAAGAGATTCAAAAAATTATCAGTTCTGACAGCTCCATTCCTTCCAAAGCTGAAGAGCTTATCTCTTTGGCCAATCAAGCCGGCGGTGACGATAACATTACGCTCATATTGATTAAGCACGGGTTTTCCAATAAAAAAAAGGTGAACGAATATGATTAA
- the rpoZ gene encoding DNA-directed RNA polymerase subunit omega, translating to MLYPSIDSLLNIIDSKYTLVTLSAKRARVIQQEENQLIENPHSHKPVGIALEEILEGKLTIE from the coding sequence ATGCTATACCCTTCGATTGATTCACTATTAAATATAATTGATTCCAAATATACACTTGTCACATTGTCTGCCAAGAGAGCCCGTGTGATTCAGCAGGAGGAAAACCAACTAATCGAAAATCCACATTCTCATAAGCCAGTCGGCATCGCGCTTGAAGAGATCTTGGAAGGTAAATTAACGATTGAGTAG
- the remA gene encoding extracellular matrix/biofilm regulator RemA — MNIKLINIGFGNIVSANRIISIVSPESAPIKRVIQEARDRNMLIDATYGRRTRAVIIADSDHVILSAVQPETVAQRLLNKDDIEDNNS, encoded by the coding sequence ATGAATATTAAGTTAATTAATATAGGCTTTGGAAACATCGTATCAGCAAATCGAATTATTTCAATTGTTAGTCCTGAATCTGCACCGATAAAACGTGTGATCCAAGAGGCTCGCGATCGAAATATGCTGATTGACGCTACATATGGGAGAAGGACGCGTGCGGTCATTATTGCTGACAGCGATCATGTCATTCTATCTGCCGTACAGCCTGAAACAGTTGCTCAGCGCCTTTTAAATAAAGACGATATTGAGGATAATAATAGTTAA
- the gmk gene encoding guanylate kinase, with amino-acid sequence MEQEKGILIVLSGPSGVGKGTVRKAIMKRDDHKLHYSISATTRKPREGERDGVDYFFKSKEEFQRMIQNNELLEWAEYVGNYYGTPVKYVNDTLTEGKDVLLEIEVQGALQVKTHFPEAVFIFLVPPSLAELQERIVNRGTEAEHMVKHRMLAAREEIELMDKYDYVVVNDKVDDACDKIKAIIIAEHLRKERIYYKYKKMLEVE; translated from the coding sequence ATGGAGCAAGAAAAAGGCATTTTAATCGTACTTTCCGGTCCCTCTGGAGTAGGAAAAGGCACAGTTCGAAAAGCAATCATGAAAAGAGATGATCACAAGCTGCATTATTCGATCTCTGCCACAACGAGGAAGCCGCGTGAGGGAGAGAGAGACGGCGTTGATTATTTCTTTAAGTCGAAAGAAGAGTTTCAACGTATGATCCAGAATAATGAGCTGCTTGAGTGGGCGGAATATGTTGGGAATTATTACGGAACTCCTGTAAAATATGTAAATGATACGCTGACAGAGGGCAAAGACGTCTTGCTTGAAATTGAAGTACAAGGCGCACTTCAGGTTAAAACTCATTTTCCAGAAGCGGTATTTATTTTCTTGGTGCCACCATCTCTTGCAGAATTGCAGGAGCGAATTGTAAACCGGGGAACAGAAGCCGAGCACATGGTAAAACATAGAATGTTAGCGGCAAGAGAAGAAATTGAATTAATGGATAAATATGACTATGTTGTTGTCAATGACAAAGTTGACGATGCCTGCGATAAAATAAAGGCGATTATCATCGCTGAGCATTTGCGAAAGGAAAGGATTTATTACAAATACAAAAAAATGCTGGAGGTTGAGTAA
- the fmt gene encoding methionyl-tRNA formyltransferase: MHYGEGEYSLNIVFMGTPDFSVPILKRIIEDGYHVLAVVTQPDRPKGRKKVLTPPPVKVEALKHNLPVMQPEKLRNEYGQIINLKPDLIVTAAYGQMLPVELLEAPPFGCINVHASLLPEYRGGAPIHQAIIDGKKETGVTIMYMVKKMDAGDILQQVKVPIEEDDHVGTMHDKLSAAGAELLSKTIPLIEKGSIHPDKQEEDKVTFSPNIKREQELIDWTKDGEAIYNQIRGLHPWPVAFTYLDNKPLKIWWGEKVPLKKQDEPGKIVSVEENGFIVATGNLTGIKVVDLQPSGKKRMDAEQFLKGRKMTPGERLGMANE, from the coding sequence ATGCACTATGGAGAAGGTGAATATTCTTTGAATATCGTTTTTATGGGAACTCCAGATTTTTCGGTTCCAATTTTGAAAAGAATCATTGAAGACGGATATCATGTCCTCGCTGTTGTGACACAGCCTGACCGCCCAAAAGGGAGAAAAAAGGTTCTTACCCCACCCCCTGTTAAAGTCGAGGCGTTAAAACACAATTTGCCTGTCATGCAGCCAGAAAAACTGAGAAACGAATATGGGCAAATTATAAATTTGAAGCCGGATTTAATAGTAACTGCTGCCTACGGACAAATGCTGCCGGTCGAACTATTGGAAGCGCCCCCTTTTGGGTGCATTAATGTCCACGCATCGCTTCTTCCGGAATATCGGGGCGGAGCACCGATTCACCAGGCTATTATTGATGGCAAAAAAGAAACAGGCGTTACAATCATGTACATGGTGAAAAAAATGGATGCCGGCGACATCCTGCAACAAGTGAAAGTGCCAATTGAGGAAGATGATCATGTCGGTACGATGCACGACAAGTTAAGTGCGGCTGGCGCAGAGCTATTGTCTAAAACGATTCCACTTATAGAAAAAGGCAGCATACATCCGGATAAGCAAGAAGAGGATAAAGTAACTTTCTCACCCAACATTAAACGAGAGCAAGAGTTGATTGATTGGACAAAGGACGGAGAGGCCATTTATAACCAAATTCGCGGATTGCACCCTTGGCCTGTTGCGTTTACGTATTTGGATAATAAACCATTGAAAATATGGTGGGGGGAAAAAGTTCCCCTCAAAAAACAAGATGAGCCTGGAAAAATCGTATCTGTTGAGGAAAATGGCTTCATCGTCGCAACTGGAAACCTTACCGGAATAAAAGTTGTTGACTTGCAGCCTTCTGGTAAAAAGCGAATGGATGCCGAACAATTTTTGAAAGGAAGAAAGATGACACCAGGCGAAAGATTAGGAATGGCAAATGAGTAA